Genomic DNA from Pelosinus sp. UFO1:
CCATTTGCAAAACTAAGCTATCATCCATATACAATCCTCCTGCAATTGCTAAACTAAGAGCAGCCGCCGCTGGCCGCTCTTAGTGCAGAGACAATAACTAGTAATTGGCATTCTCATTATAGAATTTAGCAACATTATCCTTGGTAACCGTATCGGCAGGTATGATTATATCTTTTTGTTTTGGCATATTGCCTTTTAATATTTCAGCAGCTGCCTTTACACAATCTTTCACCATCAACGGCGAATATAAGAACGTGGCCACCTCAATACCTTTTTGTCCCTTAATAACCTCATAGTATTCCTTATTTCCACCTGTGCCTGTCAAGACTTTAATGTCGGTCCGTTTGGCTTCTTGTATTGCTTTCAGCACGCCCAAAGCCATTTCATCGTCCTGCGTATAAATTGCGTCAATCTTGGGCTGAGCCTGCAAAATATTTTGCGCTACAGAATACGCTTTTTCTTTCTGAAAATCTCCCGGCTGGCTGGCTACAATATTAATTCCGCTATAGGAGGCTTTTATGGTTTCCTCAAAACCCTCTGTTCTAAGGGTAGTAACAGAACAGGGAACGCCTTGGATATCTACGACATTGCCCTTGCCGCCTAATTTTTCCGCGATATATTTAGCTGCATTTATCCCAACGCCTTTATTGTCGCCTTTAATCAATAAAGTGTAATCGCCGCTTTCAATTTCTCTATCAAAAATAATCAGCGGAATGTTAGCTTCTTTAACCTTTTTGGCTATCGGCGTTAATGCTGCCGAGTCGACAGGATTCATAATAATGACAGAAACCTTTTGTGCAATAAGACTTTCAATGTCACTAACTTGCTTATTGGGATTATCCGCGGCCAAAATCTTGTATTTGACCCCTAATGCCTTGGCCTCATCTTCCGCGTTTTTTGCAATCGCGCCTGTCCAGCCATGGTCAGCCGCCGGCAGCGACATGCCGATTACTTGTTC
This window encodes:
- a CDS encoding substrate-binding domain-containing protein, with the translated sequence MKKGNQIMMVLAICLAVLLTVGCGNSGQGNQKQASSEKREQVIGMSLPAADHGWTGAIAKNAEDEAKALGVKYKILAADNPNKQVSDIESLIAQKVSVIIMNPVDSAALTPIAKKVKEANIPLIIFDREIESGDYTLLIKGDNKGVGINAAKYIAEKLGGKGNVVDIQGVPCSVTTLRTEGFEETIKASYSGINIVASQPGDFQKEKAYSVAQNILQAQPKIDAIYTQDDEMALGVLKAIQEAKRTDIKVLTGTGGNKEYYEVIKGQKGIEVATFLYSPLMVKDCVKAAAEILKGNMPKQKDIIIPADTVTKDNVAKFYNENANY